Proteins encoded by one window of Arachis ipaensis cultivar K30076 chromosome B04, Araip1.1, whole genome shotgun sequence:
- the LOC107638134 gene encoding protein PHOSPHATE STARVATION RESPONSE 1-like, producing MNEGAAMSDDEELEEENNNEAKEEEEDNNEEGNSANPSSSSTASREGKRGSGVRQYVRSKMLRLRWTPNLHLSFVHAVQRLGGQESNSTLKQFFAEAAQLLKPASAAMTVSFGHSWTNSSFSS from the exons ATGAATGAAGGAGCGGCTATGAGTGATGATGAGGAATTGGAAGAAGAGAATAATAATGAagcaaaggaggaggaggaggataacAATGAAGAAGGAAATTCAGCAAACCCAAGTAGCAGCAGCACAGCATCAAgagaagggaagagagggagtggtGTGAGACAATATGTGAGATCAAAGATGCTAAGGCTTCGTTGGACTCCTAATCTTCATCTCTCCTTTGTCCATGCTGTTCAGAGGCTTGGAGGTCAAGAAAGTAATTCCACTCTCAAACAGTT TTTTGCTGAAGCTGCACAACTTCTGAAGCCAGCCTCTGCTGCAATGACAGTAAGTTTTGGACATTCATGGACCAATTCTAGCTTTAGTTCTTGA